The Anastrepha ludens isolate Willacy chromosome 2, idAnaLude1.1, whole genome shotgun sequence genome contains a region encoding:
- the LOC128855851 gene encoding probable cytochrome P450 6a21, producing MAVTAVLLSILAVIVAAAFYITRRNLTYWQRRGIPCDTPHWIFGNVKDIPAKNSLAEVLTRIYKHHLGSGPFCGFYLFQTPSVLALTPELTKHILIKDFSNFTDRGMYSNEKDDPLTGHLFMLDGPKWRVMRNKLSPTFTSGQMKYMFPTILNVAEQFVETMNSELERNNVIEIKDIMARFTTDVIGSCAFGIECNSLKNPDTIFRKMGRRIFTERRHSDLVNGLVQVMPNLARIFHICVVPDEITNFFLKIVRETVDYREKSNVQRKDFLNILMELNKGKLKFDEKTDGKSLTVEQMTAQAFVFFLAGFETSSSTLSFMLYELAQNQAIQQRLREEIVKTIEKHGNELTYECINSMPYLKQVIAETLRKYPILPHLQRKALDDYVVPDHPNYVIEKGTTVFIPVFAMQHNPEIYPEPEKFDPDRFSSEEMQVRDSINWLPFGDGPRNCIGMRFGQMQMRAALVYLLRNFEFSTCQLTDIPLQMDRNHLLMQSKDDIHLKVQRI from the exons ATGGCTGTAACCGCTGTTCTACTCAGTATTCTCGCAGTAATTGTTGCTGCCGCTTTTTATATTACTCGTCGCAATTTAACTTATTGGCAGCGAAGGGGTATTCCTTGTGATACGCCACATTGGATTTTCGGTAATGTTAAAGATATTCCGGCGAAAAATAGCTTGGCAGAAGTGCTTACAAGAATCTACAAACATCATTTGGGATCGGGCCCATTTTGTGGATTTTATTTATTCCAAACTCCATCGGTTTTGGCTTTGACACCGGAGTTGACAAAACACATATTAATTAAGGACTTTAGTAATTTCACTGATCGCGGTATGTATAGCAATGAAAAAGATGATCCCCTTACTGGGCATTTGTTTATGCTTGATGGCCCAAAATGGCGCGTTATGCGCAATAAACTCTCACCTACCTTCACTTCCGGCCAAATGAAATACATGTTTCCCACTATTCTGAACGTGGCTGAACAATTCGTCGAAACTATGAATAGTGAGCTCGAGCGGAATAATGTAATCGAGATCAAAGATATTATGGCGCGTTTCACCACCGATGTGATCGGCTCTTGTGCCTTCGGCATTGAATGCAATAGTTTGAAAAATCCAGATACTATCTTTCGCAAAATGGGACGTCGCATTTTCACCGAACGCCGTCATTCGGACCTCGTAAATGGACTGGTTCAAGTCATGCCAAATTTGGCACGCATATTTCATATATGTGTAGTACCAGATGAAATTACCAATTTCTTTTTGAAGATAGTACGCGAAACGGTAGATTATAGGGAGAAGAGTAATGTGCAGCGCAAAGATTTTTTGAACATCCTGATGGAACTGAATAAGGGGAAGTTAAAATTCGATGAAAAAACCGATGGAAAGAGTCTGACGGTGGAGCAAATGACGGCGCAGGCATTTGTGTTCTTTCTGGCTGGCTTTGAGACATCATCTTCTACTCTATCTTTTATGCTTTATGAGTTGGCGCAAAACCAAGCAATACAACAGCGCCTGCGAGAGGAAATTGTGAAGACAATAGAGAAACACGGCAACGAGCTAACTTACGAATGCATCAACTCGATGCCTTACCTGAAACAGGTGATTGCAG AAACACTACGAAAATACCCAATTCTTCCACACTTGCAACGTAAGGCGCTAGATGATTATGTTGTGCCTGACCATCCCAATTATGTGATCGAAAAGGGCACGACCGTATTCATACCAGTCTTCGCCATGCAGCATAATCCAGAAATATATCCCGAGCCCGAGAAGTTTGATCCCGATCGCTTTTCATCAGAGGAAATGCAAGTGCGGGACTCCATCAATTGGCTACCATTCGGCGATGGCCCGCGCAATTGCATTGGTATGCGCTTTGGCCAAATGCAGATGCGTGCCGCTTTAGTCTATTTGTTgcgcaattttgaattttctacttGTCAACTAACCGACATTCCCTTGCAAATGGATCGGAACCACCTCTTAATGCAAAGCAAAGATGACATACATCTGAAAGTGCAGCGGATTTGA